In a single window of the Thermofilaceae archaeon genome:
- a CDS encoding arginine--tRNA ligase, with translation MRYSAHEVLVERIARAAKAALEGEGVVAEVQVERAPPERGDLTINVYRIARSDVGARDLAEKLAGNLSSGVEYVKAAKAEGGYVNIEIDPSSYGQFVWRVVSSLGSRYGYKPHPSPSRIIVEHTSANPVHPLHIGHLRNCIVGDALARLLRARGHDVEVHFYIDDVGLQVAYAAYGYEKVRHVKRAMKPDHFIGLIYAITNAIINVRELQARREKVGEEERARIDGELSDWLWVAKELMEKDEELFTLIAEAVKREDALKRINDINRAYEAGEEWAVKLVRETVELCLEGFRQTLQRLGISYDSWDWESEVTTWNGLVRDVIAKLRATGFVVEKGGALVFQADRLAEDAEVRRRLGLSPSFAISSMTLVRSDGTTLYATRDIAYTIWKYKRGVDKVINVVGAEQSLEQAHVRLALYSMGYVREAENTLHFAYEMVNLPGVKMSGRRGRYITADELIDEAVRRAREELVKRGVEVDEEVAERVGIGAVKFAILSVAPSRPLTFTWERVLDFERNSGPFVQYAYVRARSVLRKAGDLKPAVNGAPFGEEERKLLFLIGYFPEVVAKAADELKIELVPQYLNELASAFNKYYDEVPILKAEPREKAEARLALTYMVAITLENGMRILGIEPPHRM, from the coding sequence GTGAGGTATAGCGCTCACGAAGTGCTGGTGGAGCGGATTGCGAGAGCAGCTAAAGCCGCGTTAGAGGGAGAGGGGGTTGTTGCAGAGGTGCAAGTTGAGAGAGCACCTCCGGAGCGCGGGGATCTGACGATCAACGTCTATCGGATAGCTCGGAGCGACGTGGGCGCTAGGGACTTAGCCGAGAAACTGGCTGGTAACTTATCTAGCGGCGTGGAGTACGTTAAGGCTGCAAAAGCAGAGGGGGGTTACGTTAACATTGAAATCGATCCCTCATCCTACGGGCAGTTCGTCTGGCGGGTAGTATCGTCCCTGGGGAGCAGGTACGGGTACAAACCCCACCCAAGCCCCAGCCGTATCATAGTCGAGCACACCAGCGCCAACCCTGTTCATCCTCTACACATTGGACACCTCAGGAACTGCATAGTTGGTGATGCGCTGGCACGCCTGTTACGAGCCAGAGGTCACGATGTGGAGGTTCACTTCTACATAGATGATGTAGGCCTGCAGGTTGCTTACGCTGCTTACGGTTACGAGAAGGTTCGGCATGTTAAGAGAGCTATGAAGCCGGATCACTTCATTGGGTTGATCTACGCCATAACGAACGCGATAATTAACGTGCGTGAACTGCAGGCGCGGAGGGAGAAGGTTGGTGAGGAGGAGCGGGCGAGGATCGATGGCGAGTTATCGGATTGGTTGTGGGTGGCTAAAGAATTGATGGAAAAGGATGAGGAACTCTTCACGCTGATTGCTGAAGCCGTAAAGAGGGAGGACGCCCTTAAGCGCATCAATGACATAAACAGGGCGTATGAAGCAGGCGAAGAGTGGGCGGTCAAGCTTGTCAGGGAGACCGTGGAGCTTTGTCTTGAGGGCTTCAGGCAGACGCTTCAGAGGCTCGGCATCTCCTATGACAGCTGGGACTGGGAGAGCGAAGTCACGACTTGGAACGGTCTCGTGCGAGATGTGATAGCTAAGCTGAGGGCTACCGGCTTCGTCGTGGAGAAGGGAGGGGCGCTGGTTTTCCAAGCTGATAGGCTGGCAGAGGATGCGGAGGTGAGGCGCAGGCTCGGCCTTTCGCCAAGCTTTGCAATCTCGTCGATGACTCTTGTCCGTTCAGATGGAACAACGCTTTACGCTACGCGCGATATTGCTTACACTATCTGGAAGTATAAGAGGGGGGTTGACAAAGTGATAAACGTAGTGGGTGCTGAGCAGAGCTTAGAGCAAGCCCATGTCAGGCTAGCACTCTACAGCATGGGGTACGTAAGGGAGGCGGAGAACACTTTGCACTTCGCCTACGAGATGGTAAATCTTCCCGGTGTTAAGATGTCGGGCAGGAGGGGAAGGTACATAACGGCGGACGAGCTGATTGATGAAGCGGTCAGAAGAGCGAGAGAGGAGCTCGTTAAGAGGGGTGTCGAGGTCGACGAGGAGGTAGCGGAGCGAGTTGGAATCGGAGCAGTGAAGTTTGCAATCTTAAGCGTAGCCCCCTCTCGGCCGCTGACGTTCACTTGGGAGAGGGTCCTTGACTTCGAGCGGAACAGTGGGCCCTTCGTCCAGTACGCCTATGTGAGGGCACGCTCCGTGCTGAGGAAAGCCGGCGACTTGAAACCCGCTGTGAATGGAGCGCCTTTCGGCGAGGAAGAGAGGAAACTCCTCTTTCTCATTGGCTACTTCCCGGAGGTAGTTGCAAAGGCTGCTGACGAGTTAAAGATTGAGCTCGTGCCTCAGTACCTCAACGAGCTAGCCTCAGCTTTCAACAAGTACTACGATGAGGTTCCAATCTTGAAGGCGGAACCTAGAGAGAAGGCTGAAGCGCGGCTAGCCTTAACGTACATGGTAGCAATCACGCTGGAAAACGGTATGCGTATCCTCGGAATCGAACCACCCCATAGAATGTGA
- a CDS encoding Clp1/GlmU family protein gives MLPERYRLEKGLYRVEGPARVKVIEGSGFYALGQVFSVGRELVVPRGYTICIEVGEWCTVEMSGGRLSQAKPDEEVVDKWRMLAQSIAAPGRVLVVGEVDSGKTTFSTYLLNTAIAKGLSVAVIDADVGQNDIGWPGTIALALPEKPVSWLGELEPKAFYFIGTNTPVGCEDAVIVGLTKLLREASGRDLVIVNTDGWVGDKRALAFKCRIVEVVEPTTLIVMEGTGASEPIARIFEGTGIRVVRAPTPAAAPGKERELRKLRRELSYLSLIKESAVKTISLEKVRLWATYTFNGRRDEKLSLMLSTLLSFEVNAEVCGNVVVLTTIGEKEYKRLLELKDQVSKLTNRDVLVSHLGGLKGYLVGIANERLEHVGIGIIEEVDPTNKIVKVRTPFDVNEAKILLLGKIRLSEDGVERERGMPPIA, from the coding sequence ATGCTTCCTGAGAGGTATCGTCTTGAGAAGGGCCTTTATAGAGTGGAGGGTCCCGCTAGGGTCAAAGTGATTGAGGGTTCCGGTTTTTACGCTCTCGGTCAGGTGTTCAGTGTAGGAAGGGAGCTCGTAGTCCCCAGAGGCTATACGATTTGCATCGAAGTAGGCGAGTGGTGTACCGTAGAGATGTCTGGTGGGAGGCTAAGTCAGGCTAAACCAGATGAGGAGGTAGTTGACAAATGGAGGATGCTAGCTCAAAGCATCGCAGCACCCGGCCGAGTACTAGTTGTCGGCGAAGTCGATAGCGGAAAAACTACGTTTTCCACGTACCTGCTTAACACAGCCATCGCAAAAGGGTTGAGCGTAGCGGTAATAGACGCCGATGTGGGCCAGAATGACATCGGTTGGCCTGGTACGATAGCTTTAGCTTTACCCGAGAAGCCTGTCTCCTGGCTGGGGGAACTGGAGCCGAAGGCTTTCTACTTCATCGGAACCAACACTCCAGTGGGATGCGAGGATGCAGTGATAGTTGGTTTAACGAAGCTACTACGCGAGGCATCGGGAAGGGACCTAGTGATAGTAAACACGGATGGGTGGGTTGGCGATAAGCGTGCTTTAGCTTTCAAATGCAGAATCGTGGAGGTGGTTGAACCAACGACTCTTATAGTCATGGAGGGGACCGGCGCATCCGAGCCTATCGCTCGAATCTTTGAAGGAACAGGCATTCGGGTTGTGCGGGCACCTACCCCAGCTGCTGCTCCTGGAAAGGAGAGAGAGCTGCGCAAGTTGAGGAGAGAGCTGTCATACTTAAGTCTGATAAAGGAGTCTGCTGTTAAAACTATTAGCCTCGAGAAGGTTCGCCTCTGGGCTACGTACACGTTTAACGGTCGGCGTGACGAGAAACTAAGCTTGATGCTTTCAACTCTTCTCAGCTTCGAGGTGAACGCTGAAGTTTGTGGAAACGTAGTTGTTTTAACGACAATTGGAGAGAAAGAGTACAAAAGGTTACTGGAGCTCAAAGACCAGGTTTCCAAACTTACAAACCGAGATGTCCTTGTATCTCATCTAGGTGGATTAAAAGGATACCTAGTTGGCATTGCTAACGAAAGGCTTGAACACGTAGGTATCGGAATTATAGAGGAAGTTGATCCAACGAATAAGATAGTGAAAGTACGGACACCTTTCGACGTGAATGAAGCTAAGATACTACTGCTGGGTAAAATCCGATTATCTGAGGATGGCGTTGAACGGGAAAGAGGTATGCCACCGATCGCTTAA
- a CDS encoding ATP-dependent DNA helicase → MELGEIWPYPAWRRGQPEIAKAVYASVEEGRHLLISYPTGAGKTAAVLTGALASATRLGVKVVYTVRAKAQFQAPRRELLLLSERMKVTAVFLQNKRDLCFIRGAKLLPYDEFLNFCSELVREGLCPYYSAARDASYSVSILDHDTLVRVANELKACPYEIARSMLRKADLVVAAYNYVFDPEIRRVFLGEMGVDLHSVSLIVDEAHNLPHSLASILSRELSERTLRAAKREAARVLGRRDVEKDLYALLSLLRKLRNIAKVNVLEYEVDPADLMGVAPNSSELFRLAQLVERQLSRASALRRVAAFLRLIEGGGSDYTLTAKFDGGEVKLAALCTSLLRGSAPVFSNVRSSVLMSGTMPPREYIVNLLGLEDWRVDEMRLQSPWAANIGLVVVKGISSRYIERGEATYQAMAGYIDGLYQKLSEGLCFVVVPSYDMAKALRPYVKARPLLVEREETKLHEVEEAARRFSKMLVIAVAWGKLVEGIELKSGGLSKIKLVVIAGLPVPEPNVLNRKLLESLKHKVKSNETAWRLVYMVPAAVKTAQAIGRSVRSELDRAAVAILDERALEPDIRSYIESFGYSMAVVSSLEEALNELERFLI, encoded by the coding sequence GTGGAGCTCGGCGAGATCTGGCCCTATCCTGCTTGGAGACGCGGGCAGCCTGAAATAGCGAAGGCAGTCTATGCTAGCGTAGAAGAGGGTAGGCATCTTCTGATAAGCTACCCCACTGGCGCGGGGAAGACTGCTGCTGTTCTTACAGGTGCTCTTGCTTCTGCTACGCGGCTAGGAGTGAAGGTTGTTTACACAGTGAGAGCGAAAGCCCAATTCCAAGCCCCGAGAAGAGAGCTCCTTCTGCTCTCTGAACGCATGAAGGTAACAGCTGTTTTCCTCCAGAATAAGCGCGATCTGTGCTTTATTAGGGGGGCCAAGCTGCTGCCTTACGATGAGTTCCTCAACTTTTGCTCAGAGCTTGTGCGAGAGGGCCTCTGCCCCTACTACAGCGCTGCAAGGGATGCCTCTTACTCTGTGAGCATACTAGACCACGATACCTTAGTGCGAGTAGCTAACGAGTTGAAGGCTTGCCCGTACGAAATCGCCCGCAGCATGCTCCGCAAGGCGGACCTGGTTGTCGCCGCGTACAACTATGTTTTCGACCCGGAAATCCGCAGAGTCTTTCTAGGAGAAATGGGTGTTGATCTCCACAGCGTAAGCCTCATCGTGGACGAAGCTCACAACCTACCACACTCGCTAGCGAGCATCCTCAGCAGAGAGCTGAGCGAACGAACGTTGCGAGCGGCTAAGAGGGAGGCGGCCCGTGTCCTAGGGAGAAGGGACGTGGAAAAAGATCTCTACGCACTTCTCTCACTCTTAAGAAAGCTACGCAATATCGCGAAGGTGAACGTATTGGAGTACGAGGTGGATCCGGCAGACTTGATGGGGGTAGCCCCCAACTCAAGCGAGCTTTTCAGGCTTGCTCAGCTGGTAGAGAGGCAGTTAAGTCGTGCGAGTGCCTTAAGGAGAGTTGCAGCATTTCTTCGATTGATTGAAGGAGGTGGCTCTGACTACACGTTGACCGCGAAATTCGACGGCGGTGAAGTTAAGCTCGCCGCGCTTTGCACATCCCTCCTCAGAGGTTCGGCACCCGTCTTCTCGAACGTTCGAAGCTCAGTGTTGATGAGTGGGACAATGCCACCAAGGGAGTACATCGTCAACTTGCTGGGCCTTGAGGACTGGCGCGTAGACGAGATGAGGCTACAGTCTCCCTGGGCTGCGAACATAGGTTTAGTGGTGGTGAAAGGGATTTCCTCCAGGTACATCGAGCGTGGAGAAGCTACGTACCAAGCGATGGCTGGGTACATTGACGGCCTTTACCAGAAACTCTCCGAAGGTCTATGCTTCGTAGTTGTACCGTCATACGATATGGCTAAGGCTTTAAGACCTTATGTTAAAGCTCGACCTCTGCTCGTTGAGCGCGAGGAAACTAAGTTGCACGAAGTTGAAGAAGCTGCCCGTAGGTTCAGCAAGATGCTAGTAATAGCAGTTGCTTGGGGTAAGCTTGTAGAGGGTATTGAGCTTAAGAGCGGTGGGCTAAGCAAGATAAAACTGGTGGTGATAGCGGGGTTACCAGTTCCTGAACCAAATGTTTTGAATAGGAAGCTATTAGAAAGTCTTAAACATAAGGTAAAGAGTAACGAAACAGCCTGGAGGTTAGTGTATATGGTGCCTGCCGCCGTAAAAACGGCACAAGCGATTGGTAGAAGCGTTAGATCTGAGCTTGACAGAGCGGCTGTTGCGATACTAGATGAGAGAGCCCTAGAGCCCGACATTAGATCGTACATAGAGAGCTTCGGGTACTCTATGGCAGTTGTAAGCAGCCTAGAGGAGGCATTAAACGAGCTGGAGAGGTTCCTCATCTAA
- a CDS encoding class I SAM-dependent methyltransferase, which translates to MSYSITVPFVPTPIEVIREMLRMAELKPGELLLDLGCGDGRVLIVAAKEFGARAVGIELRDNLANRAAYNAAKEGVKDKVLVVHGNFFDLKLPPADVIFMYLLTSVNERLRPKLEREAKLGARIVSHDFEVTGWKPRRVEDFRDGGRSHRLYLYVVPEAYLSATRRG; encoded by the coding sequence GTGAGCTACAGTATAACTGTACCTTTCGTGCCGACTCCTATCGAAGTCATTAGAGAAATGCTGAGGATGGCCGAGTTAAAGCCGGGCGAGTTGCTTCTGGATCTCGGGTGCGGGGACGGGCGTGTCCTCATCGTAGCGGCAAAGGAGTTCGGGGCAAGGGCTGTAGGAATCGAGCTTCGAGACAATCTAGCCAATAGAGCCGCGTACAATGCTGCGAAGGAGGGTGTAAAAGATAAGGTACTAGTTGTCCATGGCAACTTCTTCGACCTAAAGCTTCCACCCGCAGACGTGATCTTCATGTACCTTCTCACTTCAGTCAACGAAAGGTTAAGACCTAAGCTGGAGAGGGAAGCCAAACTGGGGGCACGCATTGTGTCGCACGACTTTGAAGTCACCGGCTGGAAGCCAAGAAGGGTGGAGGACTTCCGCGACGGGGGGAGGTCGCACCGCCTCTATCTGTACGTCGTTCCAGAGGCTTACCTTTCAGCTACGCGAAGAGGTTGA
- the hxlB gene encoding 6-phospho-3-hexuloisomerase, which produces MSENLVDALIGTMLEIAEQILKVARAVDRQQVLKMLEILLEAKNSGAKVLIVGAGRSGLVGKAFAMRLMHLGFNVYVLGETITPAVSKGDLVIAISGSGTTQIVVSVAEAAKKMGAYVLAVTSFPDSPLAKVSDHVVRIPGRTKVSKEVDYFARQVLGIYEPLAPLGTLFEDAAMVFFDGVVVALMRALGVNEDYLMARHANIEVP; this is translated from the coding sequence GTGAGTGAGAATCTAGTAGATGCACTCATCGGTACTATGCTGGAGATCGCAGAGCAGATTTTGAAGGTTGCTCGCGCCGTTGATAGGCAACAGGTGCTTAAAATGCTCGAGATACTCTTGGAGGCGAAAAATTCAGGTGCTAAGGTCTTAATCGTAGGCGCCGGTCGTTCCGGCCTCGTAGGGAAGGCCTTCGCTATGAGGCTGATGCACCTCGGCTTTAACGTCTACGTGCTGGGCGAGACCATCACACCAGCCGTCTCGAAAGGAGACCTCGTTATAGCTATCTCCGGCTCAGGCACGACGCAGATAGTAGTAAGCGTTGCTGAAGCCGCTAAAAAGATGGGGGCCTACGTGCTCGCAGTCACCTCCTTCCCGGATTCCCCCCTGGCTAAAGTGAGTGATCATGTTGTCAGAATTCCGGGCAGGACTAAGGTATCAAAGGAGGTCGATTATTTCGCAAGGCAAGTACTCGGGATCTACGAACCCTTAGCACCGTTAGGAACTCTCTTCGAAGATGCCGCGATGGTCTTCTTCGACGGCGTCGTAGTAGCTCTCATGCGAGCCCTAGGAGTCAACGAAGATTACCTAATGGCTCGTCATGCCAATATTGAGGTGCCATGA